The Platichthys flesus chromosome 18, fPlaFle2.1, whole genome shotgun sequence genome includes a window with the following:
- the allc gene encoding allantoicase isoform X1, whose translation MEPDVSVGTKASLHYPVKSNMAERRAVAAAAAQPDFLQFNDLACETVGGRVIFATDEWFAPAANLLKREAPEFLPTAFTEFGKWMDGWETRRKRTPGHDWCIVQLGVPGRIHGLDIDTSFFTGNHSPFVSVQAGSLDPAPPLSLQGDRTGMAASETQLSAVAKLGSKAWPELVGVSELKPGYCDSCHNYFKVNFKHRVTHLRLNMHPDGGISRLRVYGVGQRDWSSVSTNQDVDLVALTNGGVCLSYSDAHFGHPRNMIGLGRAANMGDGWETARRLDRPTHLKVDQRGILEVPGWEWAVFRLGRPGVISSIEVDTNHFKGNFPDSCRIEACSLTPEDEAQSTATRWSSLKWQILLPPQKLRPHHRHLYGEAELMLTRPMSHIRLVIAPDGGVSRLRLWGRPVRITAASTNQPTANSKL comes from the exons ATGGAACCTGATGTTTCAGTAGGAACCAAAGCTTCTCTTCATTATCCAGTCAAGTCCAACatggcagagaggagagcgGTCGCAGCGGCGGCGGCACAGCCGGACTTCCTGCAGTTTAATGATCTGGCCTGTGAGACGGTCGGTGGGAGG GTGATCTTTGCCACAGACGAGTGGTTCGCTCCTGCTGCCAATCTGCTGAAG cgAGAGGCGCCGGAGTTCCTCCCGACGGCCTTCACCGAGTTCGGGAAGTGGATGGACGGCtgggagacgaggaggaagaggacgccCG GTCACGACTGGTGCATCGTGCAGCTGGGCGTCCCGGGGCGGATCCACGGCCTGGACATCGACACGTCCTTCTTCACTGGAAACCACTCCCCCTTCGTCTCCGTGCAGGCCGGCTCTCTGG accccgccccccccctcagccTGCAGGGCGACCGGACCGGCATGGCCGCCTCTGAAACACAGCTGTCTGCTGTCGCCAAG ctgggctCGAAGGCGTGGCCAGAGTTGGTGGGTGTGTCCGAGCTGAAACCTGGATACTGCGACAGTTGTCATAACTACTTCAAGGTCAACTTcaaacacagagtcacacacctGCGTCTCAACATGCatccag ATGGGGGGATATCCAGACTACGTGTGTATGGCGTCGGGCAGAGGGACTGGTCGTCCGTCTCCACCAACCAGGATGTCGACCTGGTGGCTCTGACCAATGGGGGAGTCTGTCTCAGCTACAGCGACGCCCACTTTGGCCATCCACGCAACATGATTG gacTCGGCCGAGCTGCCAACATGGGGGACGGATGGGAAACCGCTCGCAGGCTGGACAGACCCACACACCTGAag GTGGACCAGCGGGGGATCCTGGAGGTGCCCGGCTGGGAGTGGGCGGTGTTTCGTCTCGGTCGTCCCGGAGTGATCAGCAGCATCGAAGTTGACACCAACCACTTCAAAG GAAACTTCCCGGACTCCTGCAGGATTGAGGCATGTTCTCTGACGCCTGAGGACGAGGCTCAGAGCACCGCCACCAGGTGGAGCTCTCTGAAATGGCAGATCCTTCTTCCCCCTCAGAAA ctccgtcCTCATCACAGACACCTCTATGGTGAGGCAGAGCTGATGCTGACTCGGCCCATGAGCCACATACGCTTGGTCATCGCCCCGGACGGAGGGGTCAGCCGGCTGCGGCTCTGGGGTCGACCTGTGCGGATCACTGCAGCTTCGACCAATCAGCCGACAGCTAATTCCAaactctga
- the allc gene encoding allantoicase isoform X3: MEPDVSVGTKASLHYPVKSNMAERRAVAAAAAQPDFLQFNDLACETVGGRVIFATDEWFAPAANLLKREAPEFLPTAFTEFGKWMDGWETRRKRTPGHDWCIVQLGVPGRIHGLDIDTSFFTGNHSPFVSVQAGSLDPAPPLSLQGDRTGMAASETQLSAVAKLGSKAWPELVGVSELKPGYCDSCHNYFKVNFKHRVTHLRLNMHPGLGRAANMGDGWETARRLDRPTHLKVDQRGILEVPGWEWAVFRLGRPGVISSIEVDTNHFKGNFPDSCRIEACSLTPEDEAQSTATRWSSLKWQILLPPQKLRPHHRHLYGEAELMLTRPMSHIRLVIAPDGGVSRLRLWGRPVRITAASTNQPTANSKL, from the exons ATGGAACCTGATGTTTCAGTAGGAACCAAAGCTTCTCTTCATTATCCAGTCAAGTCCAACatggcagagaggagagcgGTCGCAGCGGCGGCGGCACAGCCGGACTTCCTGCAGTTTAATGATCTGGCCTGTGAGACGGTCGGTGGGAGG GTGATCTTTGCCACAGACGAGTGGTTCGCTCCTGCTGCCAATCTGCTGAAG cgAGAGGCGCCGGAGTTCCTCCCGACGGCCTTCACCGAGTTCGGGAAGTGGATGGACGGCtgggagacgaggaggaagaggacgccCG GTCACGACTGGTGCATCGTGCAGCTGGGCGTCCCGGGGCGGATCCACGGCCTGGACATCGACACGTCCTTCTTCACTGGAAACCACTCCCCCTTCGTCTCCGTGCAGGCCGGCTCTCTGG accccgccccccccctcagccTGCAGGGCGACCGGACCGGCATGGCCGCCTCTGAAACACAGCTGTCTGCTGTCGCCAAG ctgggctCGAAGGCGTGGCCAGAGTTGGTGGGTGTGTCCGAGCTGAAACCTGGATACTGCGACAGTTGTCATAACTACTTCAAGGTCAACTTcaaacacagagtcacacacctGCGTCTCAACATGCatccag gacTCGGCCGAGCTGCCAACATGGGGGACGGATGGGAAACCGCTCGCAGGCTGGACAGACCCACACACCTGAag GTGGACCAGCGGGGGATCCTGGAGGTGCCCGGCTGGGAGTGGGCGGTGTTTCGTCTCGGTCGTCCCGGAGTGATCAGCAGCATCGAAGTTGACACCAACCACTTCAAAG GAAACTTCCCGGACTCCTGCAGGATTGAGGCATGTTCTCTGACGCCTGAGGACGAGGCTCAGAGCACCGCCACCAGGTGGAGCTCTCTGAAATGGCAGATCCTTCTTCCCCCTCAGAAA ctccgtcCTCATCACAGACACCTCTATGGTGAGGCAGAGCTGATGCTGACTCGGCCCATGAGCCACATACGCTTGGTCATCGCCCCGGACGGAGGGGTCAGCCGGCTGCGGCTCTGGGGTCGACCTGTGCGGATCACTGCAGCTTCGACCAATCAGCCGACAGCTAATTCCAaactctga
- the allc gene encoding allantoicase isoform X2 has product MEPDVSVGTKASLHYPVKSNMAERRAVAAAAAQPDFLQFNDLACETVGGRVIFATDEWFAPAANLLKREAPEFLPTAFTEFGKWMDGWETRRKRTPGHDWCIVQLGVPGRIHGLDIDTSFFTGNHSPFVSVQAGSLDPAPPLSLQGDRTGMAASETQLSAVAKLGSKAWPELVGVSELKPGYCDSCHNYFKVNFKHRVTHLRLNMHPDGGISRLRVYGVGQRDWSSVSTNQDVDLVALTNGGVCLSYSDAHFGHPRNMIGLGRAANMGDGWETARRLDRPTHLKVDQRGILEVPGWEWAVFRLGRPGVISSIEVDTNHFKGNFPDSCRIEACSLTPEDEAQSTATRWSSLKWQILLPPQKEHEGNIQMRGGACRAAGAGPVEQQEAGHVV; this is encoded by the exons ATGGAACCTGATGTTTCAGTAGGAACCAAAGCTTCTCTTCATTATCCAGTCAAGTCCAACatggcagagaggagagcgGTCGCAGCGGCGGCGGCACAGCCGGACTTCCTGCAGTTTAATGATCTGGCCTGTGAGACGGTCGGTGGGAGG GTGATCTTTGCCACAGACGAGTGGTTCGCTCCTGCTGCCAATCTGCTGAAG cgAGAGGCGCCGGAGTTCCTCCCGACGGCCTTCACCGAGTTCGGGAAGTGGATGGACGGCtgggagacgaggaggaagaggacgccCG GTCACGACTGGTGCATCGTGCAGCTGGGCGTCCCGGGGCGGATCCACGGCCTGGACATCGACACGTCCTTCTTCACTGGAAACCACTCCCCCTTCGTCTCCGTGCAGGCCGGCTCTCTGG accccgccccccccctcagccTGCAGGGCGACCGGACCGGCATGGCCGCCTCTGAAACACAGCTGTCTGCTGTCGCCAAG ctgggctCGAAGGCGTGGCCAGAGTTGGTGGGTGTGTCCGAGCTGAAACCTGGATACTGCGACAGTTGTCATAACTACTTCAAGGTCAACTTcaaacacagagtcacacacctGCGTCTCAACATGCatccag ATGGGGGGATATCCAGACTACGTGTGTATGGCGTCGGGCAGAGGGACTGGTCGTCCGTCTCCACCAACCAGGATGTCGACCTGGTGGCTCTGACCAATGGGGGAGTCTGTCTCAGCTACAGCGACGCCCACTTTGGCCATCCACGCAACATGATTG gacTCGGCCGAGCTGCCAACATGGGGGACGGATGGGAAACCGCTCGCAGGCTGGACAGACCCACACACCTGAag GTGGACCAGCGGGGGATCCTGGAGGTGCCCGGCTGGGAGTGGGCGGTGTTTCGTCTCGGTCGTCCCGGAGTGATCAGCAGCATCGAAGTTGACACCAACCACTTCAAAG GAAACTTCCCGGACTCCTGCAGGATTGAGGCATGTTCTCTGACGCCTGAGGACGAGGCTCAGAGCACCGCCACCAGGTGGAGCTCTCTGAAATGGCAGATCCTTCTTCCCCCTCAGAAA gaacatgaggGGAACATCCAGATGAGGggtggagcctgtagagcagcaggggcggggcctgtagagcagcaggaggcgggacatgtcgtttaa